The Ignavibacteriota bacterium genome contains a region encoding:
- a CDS encoding tail fiber domain-containing protein gives MYRLVIFLISLSCLIAIVGLTVAQAQNVTTSVQGVLRDPQGRSVDDGTYELLFKLYTQAAGGTALWQETQSNVSVSHGVFSVKLGAINPISNLSATQTYYLGVTAPGAGELLPRVELTKTFAANTAASVTGLTNVVPSDGNVGIGTLTPVSKLEVLGDVKISSGGKLYFPDNTFLASAQSGTAEQVTASGDANVIADNDNNGTGSIVMTTGTTERMRISNTGNVGIGTLSPAQRLEVSNGNLRINGDGNGASGITGTLQITSSNSNKPYMNITNAGNAALLLGADADAAIIGWDVNAQDLVFRSNVTWNAFPNTGNIAMTIKGSNGNVGIGTTTPGEKLEVAGSVKVHGTDFKLGTNDGRPIGNRPNQRALVHDTEDRLIINYGADFEGGTYIDGNVGIQTNSNEPLKVVNAWCDGWWWRDASDRILKNDIQDMSKYGLSTVMKMRPVSYTYKNDEKKEPQIGFIAQEMKEVVPEVVSGEEGSMGMSYGNLTAVLVNAIKEQQKQIEELKAEIQELKNK, from the coding sequence ATGTATCGTTTAGTTATTTTTTTGATTTCTCTTAGTTGCCTCATCGCGATTGTCGGGTTGACGGTTGCACAGGCACAGAATGTTACCACGTCGGTTCAGGGCGTCTTGCGTGACCCGCAAGGTCGTTCGGTTGATGACGGAACGTATGAACTGTTGTTCAAACTCTACACGCAAGCCGCCGGCGGCACCGCGCTCTGGCAAGAAACGCAATCGAATGTTTCTGTTTCCCATGGCGTTTTCTCCGTGAAGTTGGGCGCGATCAATCCCATCTCGAATCTGAGTGCGACGCAAACATATTATCTCGGCGTAACGGCACCGGGCGCGGGCGAGTTATTACCCCGTGTAGAATTAACCAAAACATTTGCCGCGAACACCGCTGCTTCTGTTACAGGGCTGACCAATGTTGTTCCCTCTGACGGGAATGTTGGAATCGGCACGCTCACTCCCGTTTCCAAATTAGAAGTGTTGGGGGATGTCAAGATTAGTTCAGGCGGCAAACTCTATTTCCCCGATAATACATTTCTTGCCAGCGCACAAAGTGGAACGGCAGAACAAGTAACCGCCTCCGGCGATGCAAATGTTATTGCTGATAATGATAACAATGGAACAGGTAGCATTGTGATGACAACCGGTACAACAGAAAGGATGCGTATTTCAAATACAGGAAACGTTGGCATCGGGACGTTGAGTCCGGCGCAGCGATTGGAAGTTTCAAACGGGAACCTGAGAATTAACGGCGATGGGAACGGTGCATCTGGTATTACAGGAACACTCCAAATCACTTCGAGCAATTCGAATAAACCGTATATGAATATTACGAACGCCGGAAATGCCGCGCTACTGCTTGGCGCAGATGCAGATGCCGCTATTATTGGTTGGGATGTGAACGCACAGGATTTAGTTTTCCGAAGTAATGTAACATGGAACGCGTTTCCAAATACCGGAAACATTGCGATGACAATTAAAGGAAGTAATGGTAATGTAGGTATCGGAACGACAACTCCCGGAGAAAAACTTGAAGTTGCCGGAAGTGTAAAAGTCCATGGAACTGATTTCAAACTTGGAACGAATGACGGTCGTCCGATTGGAAACAGACCGAATCAAAGAGCATTGGTTCATGACACCGAAGATAGGTTGATAATTAATTATGGTGCTGATTTTGAAGGCGGAACCTATATTGATGGAAACGTTGGAATACAAACGAATTCCAATGAACCTCTCAAAGTTGTGAACGCATGGTGTGATGGGTGGTGGTGGAGAGATGCTTCAGATAGAATTTTGAAAAACGATATTCAAGACATGAGTAAATACGGTCTCAGCACGGTAATGAAAATGCGTCCCGTTTCCTATACATATAAGAACGATGAAAAGAAAGAACCGCAAATCGGTTTCATCGCACAGGAAATGAAAGAAGTTGTACCGGAAGTGGTGAGCGGTGAAGAAGGTTCGATGGGAATGTCGTACGGAAATCTTACGGCGGTACTTGTCAATGCAATAAAAGAACAGCAGAAACAAATCGAAGAGTTGAAGGCGGAAATTCAAGAACTGAAGAACAAGTAA
- a CDS encoding T9SS type A sorting domain-containing protein gives MKKRTMFMKITVLLSLVMFVGGAVYAQTCDPKFTITNVIQVNGAVLMGTGENKSALTAGVQTGYATKKQATNSIATGFWSFMLLEPKPPLVFATDGDELDKITVRWNLVRDPDGPPVTENQVTLYKNGVVLATPNANTTSYLDYNVQPGQHYAYAVTSSNTMGESRTESDIGFLNPNGIVTGHIQTNMMSAVEGVEVRLTPLLGKALMFDGSNDFVALTDSAVNDFSEGTIEAWVYLGENTQETILSKQEEGGQADAVFSIGYFADANGAPQSGDAGRIYFHGHNGVQAASSFRTLEISRWYHLAVVFTATNVQFFIDGKMDNTVFGNYSIPHNTDPENPTFVKSTIGAWRGLNTGYFTGIMDDIRVWDTTRTEKELRRDMKRILNGDEPGLVGYWKFDEGIGEELFDGTAKNKDATLCGATFSEFKAPVYHSDFTDTLGNYAIRGVNYGSGKTFSAIPSKVTIIGRALEFDGLNDYINIPNTNSLNEYMTTNEFTLEGWLKPMKMMGAQNILSKSAGTSGYSVAMENREAVFSIYIDGTQRTLSTQLDSNVWRHVSLTYSSANGLVLYKDGEIADSQSVSGSISAANASLRMGDFSGFLDEVRIWKVARTQYEIQQIMYSTTLNASMETNLLAYYRFNEGNGDVISDETVNGNSGTLFNADSTIWSEDIPLDEKFEHTFMPETRNVTLGVNSPFVDDVDFTDIAQLSVTGFVKFEGTNCFADSVEILVDGMSAIPRVYTNSSGKFVAEFEPGSTHRLSAKKGNHGLIPSFLEVFHITQPVVLKQQFQDTTKRKLTGSVAGGTCRLPIGSSSRVRVQSISGCIDTTVMMNSSGSFTLNNLPPIRYLVSAAHDDAGINAQLEQQGKQFSLIDTNQNASFIYRAPLQVRVAEGLPANSCGDIVLKQGDKYIVRLFVFEDYFGNTCAIDTGKIIKDDYVTQILDKEINFINGMAYDTIQAMGPNPLPPNTWRIEYVAVDNIERSASTFQEVIVTGHRPRSQQFTTVNPMRPIMILRDPPGDKSFTSFMKDSTYSVKSKGSYLHAHGGGVEAALKLGVSLTTVSGLGFAVEFESGFRHTIGANVDFNYKYLNDSEVVRSTTFHSSYSTSPEADFIGQDGDVYIGYASNLAYGVSEVIKYDTVTCNVVISKALSMNEKNATTTYMYSERHLKQAILPQLDSLGVSPTITDSARKVYKEQAKRWRQWIQLNAEEKQTGANPQNITWDAGAIIENSYAVTDERTINWQEEWDLNEEVSLELGFEFNKAGLTTKFKQHNEFNETWGGSTVTSSAKTYTYHLEDDDAGDVHSVDVYSTKDGPYFKLWGGATSCPWESTTVKRDLAQINVFPSTAINVPPDEPAVFTLMLGNASETDEEREYKLSVEQASNPDGAIIAVNGVVIEDAISFEIPAGQQVPVTLTVSKGPTAYVYDGLEMTFESACDANISQTVQFSVQFHQSCSEIALEVVDQSSLEPWLINKVMHDTMFVKMFNYEREESNFDLVRLQFRPKGSVATAQLVNGKMILSEEMFEPLGTKHTSVQPVSMVVNKKGKGEQETESNMDTWITILEIPKDSLPQYPQTYVVVPWDVRFLADGDYELRAIAQCLGDPIVNVSTYLPGLIDRTPPQVFGVPEPGDGMYQPGDNISIMFNEHIDCSILHPMNNVKLFNAQTGLEIDKNVYCFENQVLITPNIQARFIENQTLRAKLIGVTDVYGNARDEIVEWEFFVDQNPMRWDNAAISLVIPENQGTTFNRQIVNTGGSAMSFDITDLPAWLTATPMTGYITPGQTQEVTFTVSPQLGGGVYKDTTFAATVQGDEPLLVDLRVLCPARAWSIDPSEFQYSMTITAKLYVDDVLSEDTYDKVAAFVGDEVRGIGNVEYVPELETYELFLSIYSNQTSGEELSFKILDASTCRELGQIVEQYNFTANTVIGTPLVPVTISTTTQIVQQHRLPRGWTWFSLNTVATSMSTNTVLGSLSAESGDIVKSQTTFSQFTPSLGWVGTLSTFNNKSMYQIKLSKVDTMLTIGSPVNVFRDTIPVVVGWNWISYQPQVSMSVNYALQSLQPLNGDVVKSQFAYAQYVGGIGWVGSLDYMNPKLGYLLKTASAGRLMYPAGLPLVYPLAKEKISDEPSMLVVQNPPEGWAINPHDFQYSMNITAIITKSDVDTLDVVAAFVNGECRGVVPPLYIESLKKYYFFLTTYSNTSAGEQVEFRYYEASENKTYNLAQQLTFAVDAVHGEVESPFEFTLSPSSVDESPELPTQFGLSQNYPNPFNPFTIVNYQLPIDNYVTIKVYNVLGEEVATLVDGVQEAGYQSIRWNARDKNGQPLSSGIYFYKMNAGNPSSGTGQGFTDTKKLMLMR, from the coding sequence ATGAAAAAGAGAACTATGTTTATGAAAATAACGGTGTTGCTTTCGTTGGTGATGTTTGTTGGCGGCGCTGTGTACGCGCAAACATGCGACCCGAAGTTCACTATCACTAATGTCATTCAGGTGAATGGCGCGGTATTGATGGGAACCGGTGAGAACAAATCTGCACTGACAGCAGGTGTGCAAACAGGATATGCAACAAAGAAACAGGCGACGAACAGTATCGCAACAGGATTCTGGAGTTTCATGTTGTTGGAACCGAAACCGCCGCTCGTCTTTGCAACCGATGGTGATGAATTGGATAAAATCACCGTTCGATGGAATCTTGTGCGCGACCCGGACGGTCCTCCGGTAACGGAAAACCAGGTGACACTGTACAAGAATGGAGTAGTGCTGGCAACTCCCAATGCGAATACAACTTCATACTTGGACTACAATGTTCAACCGGGACAACATTATGCATACGCGGTAACATCATCCAATACAATGGGTGAGAGCAGAACTGAATCCGATATTGGTTTTCTCAATCCCAACGGCATCGTTACCGGGCATATCCAAACGAATATGATGTCGGCTGTAGAAGGAGTCGAAGTGCGACTCACGCCGTTGCTCGGCAAGGCGCTCATGTTCGATGGCTCGAACGACTTTGTCGCACTGACCGACAGCGCGGTGAACGACTTCAGCGAAGGAACGATTGAAGCGTGGGTCTATCTCGGTGAGAACACGCAAGAGACAATTCTCTCGAAGCAGGAAGAAGGGGGACAGGCGGATGCGGTTTTTTCTATCGGCTACTTTGCCGATGCGAACGGCGCGCCGCAATCCGGCGATGCGGGAAGAATCTATTTTCACGGACACAACGGTGTGCAAGCGGCAAGCAGTTTCCGGACGCTGGAGATTTCGCGTTGGTATCATCTTGCTGTTGTCTTCACAGCGACAAACGTGCAGTTCTTCATTGATGGAAAAATGGATAACACCGTGTTCGGAAATTATTCTATTCCGCACAACACCGACCCGGAGAATCCGACCTTCGTGAAGTCAACCATTGGTGCGTGGCGCGGGTTGAATACCGGTTATTTCACCGGCATCATGGATGACATTCGTGTGTGGGATACAACACGAACAGAGAAAGAACTCCGCCGCGACATGAAACGAATTCTCAACGGCGATGAGCCGGGATTGGTTGGTTACTGGAAGTTCGATGAAGGTATCGGAGAAGAGTTGTTCGACGGAACGGCGAAGAACAAGGATGCAACGCTCTGCGGCGCGACATTTTCGGAATTCAAAGCGCCGGTCTATCATTCTGATTTCACCGACACACTCGGCAACTATGCAATTCGCGGTGTGAACTACGGTTCGGGAAAAACATTCTCGGCAATTCCATCCAAAGTCACCATCATCGGTCGCGCTCTGGAGTTTGATGGCTTGAATGATTACATCAACATTCCAAACACGAATTCGCTTAATGAATACATGACGACGAATGAGTTCACGCTGGAAGGTTGGCTAAAGCCGATGAAGATGATGGGCGCACAAAATATCCTTTCAAAGAGTGCGGGAACTTCCGGTTACAGCGTAGCGATGGAAAATCGCGAAGCGGTATTCTCTATCTATATAGATGGCACACAGCGCACACTCTCCACTCAACTCGATTCAAATGTTTGGCGGCACGTTTCCTTAACGTACAGTAGTGCAAACGGATTAGTGTTGTACAAAGATGGTGAGATTGCTGATTCACAATCAGTTTCCGGCAGTATCAGCGCGGCGAATGCTTCACTTCGCATGGGAGATTTTTCCGGTTTCCTTGACGAAGTACGAATCTGGAAAGTTGCCCGTACACAATATGAGATTCAACAAATCATGTATAGTACGACGCTGAACGCTTCGATGGAAACGAACCTTCTCGCATACTATCGTTTCAACGAAGGGAATGGAGACGTGATTTCGGATGAAACAGTGAATGGAAACTCCGGCACGTTGTTCAATGCCGATAGTACGATTTGGAGTGAAGATATTCCGTTAGATGAAAAGTTCGAGCATACGTTTATGCCGGAAACAAGAAACGTCACGCTCGGAGTGAACAGCCCGTTTGTTGATGATGTGGATTTCACTGACATTGCTCAACTTTCTGTAACGGGATTTGTGAAATTTGAAGGAACAAATTGCTTTGCCGATAGTGTGGAAATACTGGTGGATGGGATGAGTGCAATTCCGCGAGTCTATACAAATTCATCGGGAAAATTTGTAGCAGAGTTTGAGCCGGGTTCCACACATCGGTTGAGTGCCAAGAAAGGGAATCATGGTCTCATACCATCATTTCTTGAAGTGTTTCATATTACACAACCAGTTGTACTCAAGCAGCAATTTCAAGATACGACAAAGCGGAAACTCACGGGCAGTGTTGCTGGCGGAACATGCAGATTACCAATTGGCTCGTCATCACGCGTACGAGTGCAAAGCATCAGTGGTTGTATTGATACAACGGTCATGATGAATTCTTCAGGGTCGTTCACACTCAATAATCTCCCGCCAATACGATATTTAGTATCTGCCGCGCATGATGATGCAGGTATCAATGCTCAACTGGAGCAACAAGGGAAACAATTCTCATTGATTGATACGAATCAAAATGCTAGTTTTATTTATCGCGCTCCTTTACAGGTTCGTGTCGCGGAAGGATTGCCTGCAAATTCTTGTGGAGATATTGTGTTAAAGCAAGGAGATAAATACATTGTACGATTATTTGTTTTTGAGGATTATTTCGGAAATACATGTGCAATAGATACAGGAAAAATAATAAAAGATGATTATGTAACTCAAATCCTCGATAAAGAAATCAATTTCATAAATGGAATGGCGTACGATACAATTCAGGCTATGGGACCGAATCCGTTACCTCCGAATACCTGGAGAATAGAATATGTAGCAGTGGATAATATTGAAAGATCGGCGAGTACATTTCAGGAAGTTATCGTGACGGGACATCGTCCCCGTTCGCAGCAGTTTACCACAGTAAACCCAATGCGGCCAATAATGATTCTTCGCGATCCTCCTGGGGATAAAAGCTTCACTTCATTTATGAAGGATTCAACATACTCTGTCAAAAGCAAGGGATCATACCTTCATGCACATGGCGGTGGGGTAGAAGCTGCGCTTAAACTCGGTGTTTCCCTCACAACAGTATCGGGATTAGGATTTGCCGTAGAATTCGAGTCTGGTTTCAGGCATACGATTGGAGCAAATGTGGATTTTAATTATAAGTATCTTAATGATAGTGAAGTTGTTCGATCCACAACATTCCACTCTTCCTATTCGACAAGTCCCGAGGCAGACTTCATTGGGCAGGATGGCGATGTTTATATTGGCTATGCTTCAAATCTTGCTTACGGAGTTTCTGAGGTCATAAAATACGATACAGTAACATGCAACGTTGTCATTTCAAAAGCACTTTCGATGAACGAAAAAAACGCAACAACAACGTATATGTATTCTGAACGCCACTTGAAGCAGGCAATTCTTCCTCAACTCGATTCTCTCGGAGTATCTCCAACAATAACCGATTCAGCAAGAAAAGTCTATAAAGAACAAGCGAAACGATGGCGGCAATGGATTCAGTTAAATGCCGAAGAAAAGCAAACTGGTGCTAACCCTCAAAATATCACATGGGATGCAGGGGCGATCATTGAAAACAGCTATGCAGTGACGGACGAACGAACAATTAATTGGCAGGAAGAATGGGATTTGAATGAAGAAGTTTCGCTTGAACTCGGATTCGAATTCAATAAAGCGGGATTAACGACAAAGTTCAAGCAACATAATGAATTTAACGAAACATGGGGTGGTAGTACGGTGACATCATCAGCGAAAACATACACATACCATCTGGAAGATGATGATGCCGGAGATGTTCATTCCGTTGATGTTTATTCTACAAAAGATGGTCCTTACTTCAAATTATGGGGAGGTGCTACAAGTTGTCCTTGGGAAAGCACGACAGTGAAAAGGGATTTGGCGCAGATAAATGTTTTTCCATCTACTGCAATTAATGTACCTCCTGATGAGCCTGCCGTCTTTACGCTTATGTTGGGAAATGCAAGTGAGACCGATGAAGAGCGGGAATACAAACTCAGTGTTGAGCAGGCAAGCAATCCTGACGGCGCAATCATCGCCGTGAACGGCGTTGTGATTGAAGACGCAATTTCGTTCGAGATTCCTGCCGGACAGCAAGTGCCGGTGACGCTGACAGTCAGTAAAGGACCAACTGCGTATGTGTACGATGGTTTGGAAATGACATTCGAGTCTGCGTGTGATGCGAACATTAGTCAGACCGTGCAGTTCTCTGTGCAGTTCCATCAGTCGTGCAGTGAAATTGCATTGGAAGTTGTTGACCAAAGTTCTCTCGAACCGTGGCTCATTAACAAAGTAATGCACGATACAATGTTTGTGAAGATGTTCAACTACGAGCGAGAAGAATCGAACTTTGATTTAGTGCGATTGCAATTCCGTCCAAAAGGTTCGGTTGCAACTGCACAGTTGGTGAACGGGAAAATGATTCTTTCGGAAGAAATGTTTGAACCGCTCGGAACGAAACATACATCTGTACAACCTGTTTCAATGGTGGTGAACAAGAAAGGAAAAGGTGAACAGGAAACTGAATCGAACATGGATACTTGGATTACTATTCTCGAAATCCCGAAAGATAGTTTGCCGCAGTATCCGCAAACGTATGTTGTTGTTCCGTGGGATGTTCGTTTCCTTGCTGATGGAGATTATGAGTTGCGTGCGATTGCACAATGTCTCGGCGACCCGATAGTCAATGTTTCAACCTATCTTCCCGGTTTGATTGACCGTACTCCGCCGCAAGTCTTTGGCGTACCCGAACCCGGCGACGGAATGTATCAGCCCGGAGATAATATTTCCATCATGTTCAATGAACATATTGATTGCAGTATTCTCCATCCGATGAACAATGTGAAGTTGTTCAACGCACAGACTGGTCTTGAGATAGATAAGAATGTGTATTGCTTCGAGAATCAGGTCCTCATTACTCCGAACATTCAAGCGCGGTTTATTGAAAATCAAACACTCCGCGCGAAACTGATTGGCGTTACCGATGTGTACGGCAATGCCCGCGATGAAATCGTTGAATGGGAATTCTTCGTTGACCAAAATCCGATGCGATGGGATAATGCCGCCATCAGTCTTGTCATTCCGGAAAATCAAGGCACAACGTTCAACCGGCAAATTGTGAACACCGGCGGCTCGGCAATGAGCTTCGACATCACTGATTTGCCTGCATGGCTCACCGCTACACCGATGACGGGATACATTACACCTGGACAAACACAGGAAGTAACATTCACGGTGAGTCCGCAATTGGGTGGTGGCGTGTACAAAGACACGACGTTCGCGGCAACAGTACAAGGGGATGAACCGTTGCTTGTTGACTTGCGTGTTCTCTGTCCGGCGCGTGCGTGGTCAATTGACCCTTCAGAGTTTCAATACTCGATGACAATCACCGCGAAGTTGTATGTTGATGATGTGCTTTCGGAAGATACGTATGATAAGGTCGCGGCATTTGTCGGAGATGAAGTGCGCGGCATCGGGAATGTGGAATACGTTCCCGAACTTGAAACGTACGAACTCTTCCTCTCCATCTATAGCAATCAGACGAGCGGTGAAGAGCTTTCGTTCAAGATTCTTGATGCTTCAACGTGCCGGGAACTTGGTCAGATTGTTGAGCAATATAATTTCACAGCGAACACCGTTATCGGTACGCCTCTTGTGCCGGTAACGATTTCGACGACGACACAAATTGTTCAGCAACACAGACTACCGCGCGGATGGACATGGTTTTCGTTGAACACAGTCGCTACGAGCATGTCCACCAATACGGTGCTTGGCTCTCTCTCGGCAGAAAGCGGAGACATTGTGAAAAGTCAAACAACATTTTCTCAGTTTACTCCGTCGCTTGGGTGGGTGGGAACGTTAAGCACGTTCAACAATAAATCCATGTATCAAATCAAGTTGAGTAAAGTTGATACGATGCTCACCATCGGTTCACCGGTGAATGTTTTCAGAGATACCATTCCGGTTGTCGTCGGGTGGAACTGGATAAGTTATCAACCGCAAGTGAGCATGAGTGTGAACTACGCGTTACAATCACTTCAGCCGCTCAACGGCGATGTAGTGAAAAGTCAGTTTGCGTATGCGCAATATGTCGGTGGCATCGGCTGGGTGGGAAGTCTTGATTACATGAATCCGAAACTTGGCTATCTGTTGAAAACCGCAAGCGCGGGACGGTTGATGTATCCGGCGGGGTTGCCGTTGGTTTATCCGTTGGCGAAGGAAAAAATATCTGATGAACCTTCGATGTTGGTCGTGCAGAATCCGCCGGAAGGGTGGGCGATTAATCCGCATGATTTCCAATACTCGATGAATATCACTGCCATCATTACAAAGTCCGATGTTGATACGCTTGATGTTGTTGCGGCGTTTGTGAATGGAGAATGTCGCGGAGTTGTTCCTCCGTTGTACATTGAATCTCTGAAGAAATATTATTTCTTCCTCACCACGTATAGCAATACATCGGCGGGAGAACAAGTCGAGTTCCGGTATTACGAGGCGAGCGAAAACAAGACGTATAATCTTGCTCAACAACTGACTTTTGCGGTTGACGCTGTTCATGGAGAAGTTGAATCGCCGTTTGAATTCACGCTTTCACCATCGTCTGTTGATGAAAGTCCTGAACTTCCGACACAATTTGGCTTAAGTCAAAACTATCCGAATCCTTTTAATCCATTCACAATTGTCAATTATCAATTGCCAATTGACAATTATGTAACGATTAAAGTGTACAACGTTCTCGGGGAAGAAGTTGCTACGCTTGTAGATGGAGTTCAGGAAGCCGGTTATCAATCCATACGATGGAATGCAAGAGATAAGAACGGTCAACCGCTTTCGTCGGGAATATATTTCTACAAGATGAATGCAGGGAATCCTTCTTCTGGCACAGGACAAGGGTTCACTGATACGAAGAAGTTGATGCTGATGAGATAG
- a CDS encoding response regulator transcription factor, translated as MNDTITILIADDHPLFRKGLKEIIEEQPHLKIIKETSDGNEALQCVEKEKPNIAILDIEMPGMNGLDVALKVQQRQLPVDIIMLTMHDKESFFNSAMDAGAMGYVLKNSAVSDILDSIQSVHVGKYYISPSISSFLMNRAKRSKTYQCNGLNQLTDMERTIMRHVADGKSTKDIAVRLCISVKTVETHRHNICTKLDIHGTNALLRFALEHASQL; from the coding sequence ATGAACGACACTATTACCATTCTCATAGCGGATGACCATCCGTTGTTCAGAAAAGGTTTGAAGGAAATCATTGAAGAACAACCGCACTTGAAAATCATTAAAGAAACGAGTGACGGGAACGAGGCGTTGCAGTGTGTGGAGAAAGAGAAGCCAAACATTGCTATCCTCGATATTGAAATGCCGGGTATGAACGGGCTGGATGTTGCGCTCAAAGTTCAACAACGGCAACTCCCGGTAGATATTATCATGCTGACGATGCATGATAAAGAATCGTTTTTTAACAGCGCGATGGATGCGGGAGCGATGGGCTACGTCTTAAAGAACAGCGCCGTTTCGGATATTCTCGATAGCATTCAGAGTGTTCATGTCGGAAAATATTATATCAGCCCTTCCATTTCTTCCTTCCTGATGAATCGCGCGAAGCGGTCAAAGACCTATCAATGTAACGGATTGAATCAACTCACCGATATGGAGAGAACCATAATGCGACACGTTGCCGATGGAAAATCAACCAAAGATATTGCCGTGCGGTTGTGCATTTCGGTGAAGACGGTTGAAACACACCGGCACAACATCTGCACAAAACTCGACATTCACGGAACGAACGCTCTCCTTCGGTTCGCACTGGAACACGCTTCACAGTTGTAA
- a CDS encoding response regulator — MRIMIVDDNAKIRSIIRDTVAEEGDEVFEYENGLQAVAAYGSVNPDWVLMDLLMDAMDGLTAAKRIRESFPDAQIIIVTNYDGVPFRTEAYALGAKAYVLKEDIATLPYLMKNFFESNHEHYAVTS, encoded by the coding sequence ATGCGGATAATGATAGTTGATGATAATGCGAAGATTCGCTCCATCATCCGCGATACGGTAGCGGAAGAAGGGGATGAAGTTTTTGAATATGAAAACGGTTTACAGGCAGTTGCCGCGTATGGAAGCGTGAATCCGGATTGGGTTCTCATGGATTTGCTGATGGACGCAATGGACGGTCTGACAGCCGCGAAACGAATTAGGGAATCGTTTCCCGACGCGCAAATCATTATCGTCACAAACTATGACGGTGTTCCCTTCCGCACCGAAGCGTATGCACTCGGCGCGAAGGCGTATGTGTTGAAAGAAGACATTGCAACGCTTCCGTACTTGATGAAGAATTTTTTTGAATCAAATCATGAACACTATGCTGTTACTTCGTAG